A single region of the Vanessa tameamea isolate UH-Manoa-2023 chromosome 18, ilVanTame1 primary haplotype, whole genome shotgun sequence genome encodes:
- the Koko gene encoding cyclin-Q → MKDVIDVMALQSSRRDRRLPDYRSAPSHSLATNFIFECGIKLGLQPATVATAAIFYHKFFKEADKNDYDCYVICTACLCAAGKSRDEAVRLRDAVNVAYNSINRGAGPLELGEEYWSWRGSVAQAELLVLRLLGFNLDAPSPHRYLLHYLRSLQEWFPVAQWRSAPIARTAMAFLQDFHHSPLILDYRAPHVAVACLTLALHVLGVSVPLASTLDDDAAWYSVFTKDLQKEKNWEIMEKIMQVYGREPEPI, encoded by the exons ATGAAAGACGTGATTGATGTAATGGCGTTACAAAGTAGTCGTCGAGATCGGCGATTACCTGATTATAGAAGTGCTCCTAGTCACAGTTTAGCaacaaatttcatttttgaGTGCGGTATAAAACTTGGATTACAGCCGGCAACCGTTGCTACTGCTgcgatattttatcataaattttttaaagaagcagataaaaatgattatgaCTGCTATGTCATCTGCACAGCTTGTCTTTGTGCTGCTGGGAAGTCGCGGGATGAGGCGGTGAGGCTAAGAGACGCCGTGAACGTAGCCTACAATTCTATTAATCGCGGAGCTGGACCTTTAGAGTTAGGCGAAGAATACTGGTCATGGAGAGGTTCTGTGGCTCAAGCTGAACTGCTTGTTCTACGTTTATTGGGTTTTAACTTGGACGCACCATCGCCTCATCGATATTTACTGCATTACCTACGCTCGCTGCAGGAATGGTTCCCAGTAGCTCAGTGGCGATCAGCACCGATAGCTCGGACAGCAATGGCCTTCTTGCAAGACTTCCATCATTCGCCTTTAATATTGGATTACCGAGCTCCTCATGTTGCTGTAGCATGCTTGACTTTGGCATTGCATGTGCTAGGAGTATCAGTTCCACTGGCCTCCACATTAGACGATGATGCTGCCTGGTATTCt GTATTTACAAAGGACTTACAGAAGGAAAAGAACTGGGAAATTATGGAAAAAATAATGCAAGTATATGGTAGAGAACCAGAACCCATATGA